In Zalophus californianus isolate mZalCal1 chromosome 4, mZalCal1.pri.v2, whole genome shotgun sequence, the following proteins share a genomic window:
- the IFI6 gene encoding interferon alpha-inducible protein 6, producing the protein MRQEAVSLFLCYLLLFAGRGAQAGKRQEGKEGSEGGGSGFWGALTYMAVGGGLLAAGLPALGFMSTGIAANSVAASLMSWSAVANGGGVPAGGLVATLQSLGTSGGSALMGKVGAFLGYTVHKFLGNSKEEVDDEE; encoded by the exons ATGCGGCAGGAGGCGGTGTCGCTCTTCCTGTGCTACCTGCTACTCTTCGCCGGCCGCGGGGCGCAGGCAG GCAAACgacaagagggaaaagaaggctcGGAAGGCGGAGGCTCCGGGTTCTGGGGCGCGCTGACCTACATGGCGGTCGGAGGAG ggcTCCTGGCCGCCGGGCTGCCCGCGCTGGGCTTCATGAGCACCGGCATTGCCGCCAACTCGGTGGCCGCCTCGCTGATGAGCTGGTCGGCCGTGGCGAACGGGGGCGGGGTGCCCGCCGGGGGGCTGGTGGCCACGCTGCAGAGCCTCG GGACCAGTGGTGGCAGTGCCCTCATGGGCAAGGTTGGTGCCTTTCTAGGCTACACTGTCCACAAATTCCTCGGAAACAGCAAGGAGGAGGTGGACGATGAGGAGTAG